In Rhodothermales bacterium, a single window of DNA contains:
- a CDS encoding FG-GAP-like repeat-containing protein gives MKTATTLLIVLALIGFQSVTAQTTEYHFSPERTGELTDAFPVYEQNGARGISGPYDMDRDGKVEVLVSQHDAAGGTVHVIEHQGGSTWEHVYSTALIDPSSSSSNTRYAIAGDLDGDGNWEIITTAGVGYDQSVTAWPSGGVYVWEHDGVVGSDNYGSRPATAVDFYALDGRSSASFYAQILDIADLDGDGDQELLVPANGPSANDVFYVLSVTGDFEMDGYGNTFETWNVEATEAPRERAIGGGSAYAAYAGDFNGDGNMDVSWHSWNSFNFFNGTWNAGVYEPAPDGGNLQASAGIGDHVSLFGGVVADIDGDGNDEVFYTNFMSGALSVMDYNSTESVTIVDANHFAFDAIPVGATGGATAGDSDGDGQMEIMVGGPGYGLSARNNNEPSFFIHNAEFLGGDPKDGTNWDITPVNTSSPLDTLGFNVVYRDSAGVATMYREVAASKQGSTGSGSDPVFPSMIAYLGDVNGDGNGHIALSFQGIDDSLAVYDEVWNADSLRYERSVREIMANPERAFVRIISMSGTSVATQDRIVLPSDYQLDQNYPNPFNPTTNIRFTLPVDKAVSVRVYDVQGRLVKTLVDNRLLAQGVHEVVWDGTSNSGAQAASGTYLYTLEYGNFRQSKTMVLLK, from the coding sequence ATGAAAACTGCTACTACGCTTTTGATAGTCCTGGCCCTCATCGGCTTCCAGTCGGTAACGGCCCAGACCACAGAATACCATTTTTCGCCGGAACGAACCGGTGAGTTGACGGACGCGTTTCCTGTTTACGAGCAGAACGGTGCGCGCGGTATTTCCGGCCCATACGACATGGATCGGGATGGAAAGGTCGAAGTGCTGGTGTCCCAGCACGATGCTGCGGGCGGCACTGTCCACGTTATTGAACACCAGGGCGGTTCTACGTGGGAGCACGTTTACTCGACAGCATTGATCGACCCTTCGTCCTCGTCCAGCAACACACGCTACGCCATTGCCGGCGATCTGGATGGAGACGGAAACTGGGAAATCATTACCACGGCTGGCGTCGGATATGACCAAAGCGTCACTGCCTGGCCATCCGGGGGCGTCTACGTCTGGGAGCATGACGGCGTCGTCGGTTCCGACAATTACGGATCACGCCCTGCCACGGCGGTGGATTTCTACGCATTGGACGGTCGGTCTTCGGCCTCCTTCTATGCCCAGATCCTGGATATCGCCGACCTGGACGGGGATGGCGATCAAGAACTGCTCGTCCCGGCCAACGGCCCCAGCGCCAATGATGTCTTCTATGTCCTTTCCGTGACGGGCGATTTCGAAATGGATGGATATGGCAATACGTTCGAAACGTGGAACGTCGAAGCTACCGAAGCCCCGCGCGAGCGTGCCATCGGTGGTGGATCGGCCTATGCCGCCTACGCCGGTGACTTCAACGGCGATGGCAACATGGACGTCTCCTGGCATTCGTGGAATTCCTTCAACTTCTTCAATGGAACATGGAACGCTGGTGTCTATGAGCCCGCACCCGACGGTGGCAACCTGCAGGCCTCTGCCGGTATCGGTGACCACGTGTCGCTGTTCGGTGGTGTCGTTGCCGACATTGACGGTGACGGCAATGACGAAGTGTTCTATACGAACTTCATGTCCGGCGCACTCAGCGTCATGGATTACAATTCCACGGAATCCGTAACCATCGTGGACGCCAACCATTTCGCCTTCGACGCGATTCCGGTCGGTGCAACTGGTGGGGCTACGGCTGGCGATTCGGATGGTGACGGCCAGATGGAGATCATGGTCGGTGGCCCGGGCTATGGCCTCTCGGCACGGAACAACAATGAGCCGTCGTTCTTCATCCACAATGCCGAATTCCTGGGTGGCGACCCGAAGGATGGAACCAACTGGGACATCACACCGGTGAATACCAGCTCTCCGCTGGATACGCTCGGATTCAATGTCGTGTACCGCGACTCAGCCGGCGTGGCTACCATGTACCGCGAAGTAGCGGCATCGAAGCAAGGCTCAACCGGTAGTGGATCCGACCCGGTTTTCCCATCCATGATTGCCTACCTCGGTGATGTGAATGGCGACGGCAATGGACACATTGCCCTTTCCTTCCAGGGCATCGATGACTCACTGGCCGTCTATGATGAAGTCTGGAATGCCGATTCCCTTCGTTACGAGCGCTCAGTACGCGAAATCATGGCCAATCCGGAACGTGCCTTCGTCCGCATCATCTCGATGAGTGGGACGTCGGTGGCCACGCAGGATCGTATTGTCCTGCCTTCCGACTATCAACTGGACCAGAACTACCCGAACCCGTTCAATCCGACGACGAACATCCGCTTCACGCTGCCAGTCGACAAGGCGGTAAGCGTGCGTGTGTATGATGTCCAGGGTCGCCTGGTCAAGACGCTGGTGGACAACCGGTTGTTGGCCCAGGGCGTGCACGAAGTGGTCTGGGACGGTACCAGCAACAGCGGTGCCCAGGCCGCCAGTGGAACGTACCTCTACACGCTGGAATACGGCAATTTCCGTCAGAGCAAGACCATGGTCCTGCTCAAGTGA